The genomic DNA TTAATAGCATCATCCGTTCTTCTCTATACCGTTCTAGTTTCCAAACCAAAAAAACTATTTAAAGATACTCCCACATCCAAAAAACGTTCCACCAAAAAGCGTGAAAGTGTTTGGGTGATTCTAAAGCGTGTGTTTTCCACTCAGCAAGGTTGGGCCACATTCCTCTGCCACTTTGGAATTGTTGGTACCTATATTGGATTTATCGGTTCTTGGGGTGTTCCTTATGGAATTCAAGTGTTTGACTTGTCACGAGCTGAGGCCAGCCAACTGATTATGTATTGTCTATTCGGCTCCATTATTGGTGGACCGTTAATCAGTTGGATTACGAGCAGATTAGATTCGATCAAAAGAGTTTACACCCTCATTCATATCACCGTTTTATTTAGTTGGACAGCGTTGTTTTTTGCTGGTGTGAACCCTTCCTTTTTCATGGTATTAGCTTTGCTTTTTATTATTGGATTTGGTAATGGTGCGAGTTCACTAACATTTGCAGTTGTACGAAAGTCCTTTCCTATAGAAGAAGTGGGCGTGGTATCCGGGTTTGCCAATACAGGAGGCTTTCTAAGTGCCGTTTTATTGCCTAGTATTTTTGGAAAAGTACTAGATGCATTCCCTCAACAAGCGATTCATATTGGGTATCATTATGGATTTTTAATTCCTGTGCTGTTTTCATTTCTGGGATTAGTTGGAGTAATGTTAATTAAAGAACCTAAGAAGGAAGAAAAGAGGGTTCTAAGTGTTACGTAGAAGGCGGGTTTATCCCCGCCTTTTTGTTATCTTTTAAATCCACCTTCTGAATGAATAATCTGGCCCGTGATCCAGTCCGCTTCTTCACTGACAAGAAATTTAATCGTTTTTGCCACATCACTTGGCATTCCTACTCGCCCGAAAGGAAACATCGGCGTTAGCTCCTCTTTTAGTTCCTCTGTCATCCAGCCGGTATCCGTTGGTCCTGGGTTCACAGCATTCACCGTAATACCTAGAGGAGCCACTTCTGCAGACAGTGTAATCGTAAGCGCATCGATAGCCCCCTTTGTGGTCGCATAAGCTAATTCACCTGGCATCGGCCCTTTAAACTGACCTGAAGTAAGATTGACAATCCTTCCACCTGATTTTTTTGGAAACCTTTTAGCAAATGTCGTACTAAGTAATGTAGTTGCCCGAATGTTGATAAAATAATGCTTATCTAATTCTTCAATAGTTACATTTGAAAAATCATTATTCGTAGAATAGGCGGCATTATTAATTAAAATATCCGGTTCACCCAACTCTTCACAAACCCGATTGAGTAGCTGTGTGGGTGCATCAGCTAGTGTTAAATCTAACTCCATACATCCCACCTTTACCCCTTTTTTCAGCAACTCTTCTTTTAATATGTCTGGCTCATCCCTCTGAACACTCCAAGGCATTGTTTGATCATATTGAGTCCAGTATGTAAAAAATAGATGATAGCCTGCATCTGCTAATTCTAAACAAATAGCCGCACCAATTCCTTTCAGCCGGCTTACCCCTGTAACAATCGCAATTTTTTCTTTTAATGGCTGCATTGATATTCCTCCATCCCTCATTCTCCCAAATTTCTCCACTTTCTCATTTTAC from Robertmurraya sp. FSL R5-0851 includes the following:
- a CDS encoding SDR family oxidoreductase, which gives rise to MQPLKEKIAIVTGVSRLKGIGAAICLELADAGYHLFFTYWTQYDQTMPWSVQRDEPDILKEELLKKGVKVGCMELDLTLADAPTQLLNRVCEELGEPDILINNAAYSTNNDFSNVTIEELDKHYFINIRATTLLSTTFAKRFPKKSGGRIVNLTSGQFKGPMPGELAYATTKGAIDALTITLSAEVAPLGITVNAVNPGPTDTGWMTEELKEELTPMFPFGRVGMPSDVAKTIKFLVSEEADWITGQIIHSEGGFKR
- a CDS encoding MFS transporter, coding for MNKQESGYRWVVFGSVLFAYFLIVSQRTAPGLITDQLMTDFQVSASLIGLITGIQFLAYAGLQIPVGLLSDRFGPNHFLIFGTLLNGIGSVIYSVAPNEYVLLLSRILVGMGDATIFVNFVLIMNQWFKVQEFISLLGIVSMTASLGSLSSTVPFSAWISFSGWRTPFFTIGLILIASSVLLYTVLVSKPKKLFKDTPTSKKRSTKKRESVWVILKRVFSTQQGWATFLCHFGIVGTYIGFIGSWGVPYGIQVFDLSRAEASQLIMYCLFGSIIGGPLISWITSRLDSIKRVYTLIHITVLFSWTALFFAGVNPSFFMVLALLFIIGFGNGASSLTFAVVRKSFPIEEVGVVSGFANTGGFLSAVLLPSIFGKVLDAFPQQAIHIGYHYGFLIPVLFSFLGLVGVMLIKEPKKEEKRVLSVT